One window from the genome of Flavobacterium agricola encodes:
- a CDS encoding SufE family protein has product MTIQEIQEEVIDEFSMFDDWDDRFQYVIDLGKTLPLINEEYKTDSNTIKGCQSKVWLHAEMQNGNVVFTADSDAIITKGIIAILIRVFSNQVPQAILQANTDFIDEIGLKEHLSPTRANGLVSMIKQIKLYALAFESKQ; this is encoded by the coding sequence ATGACAATACAAGAAATACAAGAAGAAGTAATTGACGAATTTTCTATGTTTGATGATTGGGACGATCGTTTTCAATACGTTATTGATTTAGGAAAAACGTTACCTTTAATTAACGAAGAATACAAAACCGACAGTAATACCATTAAAGGTTGCCAATCTAAAGTTTGGTTGCATGCCGAAATGCAAAATGGCAATGTTGTTTTTACTGCAGATAGCGATGCTATTATTACCAAAGGTATTATTGCCATTTTAATTCGTGTATTTTCTAATCAAGTACCGCAAGCTATTTTGCAAGCAAATACCGATTTTATTGACGAAATTGGTTTAAAAGAACATTTGTCGCCAACACGTGCAAACGGATTGGTTTCTATGATAAAACAAATAAAATTGTATGCTTTAGCATTCGAATCAAAACAATAA
- a CDS encoding SUF system Fe-S cluster assembly protein: MEQFNDTVNLGEAVVQVLKTIYDPEIPVDIYELGLIYDVLINEDNDVKIVMTLTSPNCPVAETLPAEVEEKVAGIEVVNSCEVEITFDPPWDKELMSEEAKLELGML, encoded by the coding sequence ATGGAACAATTTAACGATACAGTAAACTTAGGAGAAGCGGTTGTTCAGGTTTTAAAAACCATTTATGACCCCGAAATTCCGGTTGATATTTACGAATTAGGGTTAATTTACGATGTGTTGATTAACGAAGATAACGATGTAAAAATTGTTATGACGTTAACTTCACCAAACTGCCCAGTTGCCGAAACTTTACCTGCTGAGGTTGAAGAAAAAGTTGCTGGCATTGAAGTAGTTAATTCATGCGAAGTTGAAATTACTTTTGATCCGCCTTGGGATAAAGAATTAATGAGCGAAGAAGCAAAATTAGAATTAGGAATGTTATAA
- a CDS encoding DUF2480 family protein, with amino-acid sequence MENEIVNKVANSSLEVFDLEDFYPTEELVVFDISQFLFEGFLLKEKEFRADLKAYNWEQFNNKYVAIFCSTDAILPAWAFMLVSTYLQNHAKKAVQGTLNQLKIAIYQDIIDQIDFSFYQDKPVIIKGCSKKPIPEEAYVMAIQPMMQVARSIMFGEACSAVPMYKRK; translated from the coding sequence ATGGAAAACGAAATAGTAAATAAAGTAGCCAACAGCTCACTTGAGGTTTTTGATTTAGAAGATTTTTATCCAACCGAAGAATTGGTTGTGTTTGATATTTCTCAATTTCTATTCGAAGGTTTTTTATTAAAAGAAAAAGAATTTAGAGCCGATTTAAAGGCTTACAATTGGGAACAATTTAATAATAAATACGTAGCCATTTTCTGCTCTACCGATGCTATTTTGCCTGCTTGGGCATTTATGCTAGTTAGCACCTATTTGCAAAACCACGCAAAAAAAGCGGTACAAGGCACGTTAAACCAATTAAAAATTGCGATTTATCAAGATATTATAGATCAAATTGATTTTTCGTTTTATCAAGATAAACCCGTAATTATTAAAGGTTGTTCTAAAAAACCCATTCCGGAAGAAGCTTATGTTATGGCCATTCAGCCCATGATGCAAGTTGCTCGCTCTATTATGTTTGGCGAAGCTTGCTCGGCGGTACCGATGTACAAACGAAAATAA
- a CDS encoding DUF3078 domain-containing protein, whose translation MRKILLIISFCFGASTLSAQDAQVVATDTISPWKKGGTFTFIFNQSAFNNDWLGGGSSSLAGNINLNYDINYAKNDWTWDTKLLAAYGQTKIKGEVDAKKTDDRLELNSVLGKKSVGNWYYSMMFNLRTQFDSGFDKEQRKISHFFSPAYLQLGPGMLWKKSDNLSVNISPVNSRGIIVHKEFTELGSSYGVEQGKTFRYELGAAVNAYYKFLVLENVTFENILSLYSNYLDKPKNVDLNYQLNVTLKVNKYISTNIAFQAIYDDDAIKAFQIRQLFGLGFNYSF comes from the coding sequence ATGAGAAAAATATTATTAATTATTTCGTTTTGTTTCGGTGCAAGTACTTTAAGTGCTCAAGATGCGCAGGTAGTAGCTACCGACACGATTTCGCCTTGGAAAAAAGGAGGAACATTTACTTTTATTTTTAATCAATCTGCGTTTAATAACGATTGGTTGGGCGGTGGTTCGTCTTCATTAGCAGGAAATATCAATTTAAATTATGATATTAATTATGCTAAAAACGATTGGACGTGGGATACCAAATTATTGGCTGCTTACGGGCAAACCAAAATAAAAGGCGAAGTTGATGCTAAAAAAACTGACGACAGATTAGAATTAAATTCGGTTTTAGGTAAAAAATCTGTTGGTAATTGGTATTATTCTATGATGTTTAATTTACGTACGCAATTTGATTCTGGTTTTGATAAAGAGCAACGTAAAATTTCGCATTTCTTTTCTCCTGCTTATTTGCAATTAGGTCCGGGTATGTTATGGAAAAAGTCAGATAACTTATCAGTAAATATTTCACCAGTAAATTCGCGCGGAATTATTGTTCATAAAGAATTTACTGAATTAGGATCATCTTACGGGGTAGAACAAGGTAAAACCTTTCGCTACGAGCTCGGAGCTGCTGTAAATGCCTATTATAAATTTTTGGTTTTAGAAAACGTAACGTTCGAGAACATTTTAAGTTTATATTCTAACTATTTAGACAAACCTAAAAACGTAGATTTAAATTACCAATTAAATGTTACGCTTAAGGTTAACAAATACATTTCAACCAACATTGCCTTTCAGGCTATTTACGATGATGATGCGATTAAGGCATTCCAAATTCGTCAATTGTTTGGTTTAGGTTTTAATTATAGTTTTTAA
- a CDS encoding metallophosphoesterase: MNKFIISLCVVVCQFYNASGQKRPDALFHTTAATSNQTIKPLKNGISFLAIGDFGRHGAYTQKEVAREMGVVAEILGIDFVVSVGDNFYPNGVQSTQDYQWISSFESIYTHHALHEPWYVALGNHDYAGNAQAQLDYSQISRRWEMPARYFEKLIEIDNGKFLQLLVLDTNPFIDKYQQNKEKYTGIEKQNTKKQLRWLEQKLANKNPEIVWKIVVGHHPLYSGGKRKTSKETLDIEAVFEPILEKHQVDAYITGHEHDLQVIQKPNKKLIQFLSGAGSELREAGTTEGTLFADSVPGFMAFSLNDKQLDVYVIEAKTNTYQVIYSQTLTK; the protein is encoded by the coding sequence ATGAACAAATTCATAATTTCATTATGTGTTGTTGTATGCCAATTTTATAATGCATCTGGACAAAAACGTCCAGATGCATTGTTTCATACAACAGCAGCAACAAGCAATCAAACAATTAAACCATTAAAAAACGGTATTTCATTTTTAGCCATTGGCGATTTTGGACGCCATGGCGCTTATACACAAAAAGAAGTTGCTCGCGAAATGGGAGTCGTAGCCGAAATTTTAGGTATTGATTTTGTGGTTTCTGTAGGCGATAACTTTTACCCAAACGGAGTACAAAGCACGCAAGATTACCAATGGATCTCGTCTTTCGAAAGCATTTACACGCATCACGCTCTGCATGAGCCGTGGTACGTTGCTTTAGGTAATCACGATTATGCGGGTAACGCACAAGCGCAATTAGATTATTCTCAAATTTCTCGCCGTTGGGAAATGCCCGCACGTTATTTCGAAAAATTAATTGAAATTGATAACGGTAAGTTTTTGCAACTTTTAGTTTTAGACACCAATCCGTTTATAGATAAATACCAGCAGAATAAAGAAAAATATACCGGTATAGAAAAACAAAACACCAAAAAACAATTGCGTTGGTTAGAACAAAAACTAGCAAACAAAAACCCTGAAATTGTTTGGAAAATTGTTGTAGGGCATCATCCGTTATATTCGGGCGGAAAGCGCAAAACAAGTAAAGAAACGTTAGATATTGAAGCTGTTTTTGAACCTATTTTAGAAAAACACCAAGTTGATGCATACATAACTGGTCATGAACATGATTTGCAAGTAATTCAAAAACCAAACAAAAAATTAATTCAGTTTTTATCTGGTGCTGGCAGCGAACTGCGCGAAGCTGGTACAACAGAAGGAACCTTGTTTGCTGATTCTGTTCCTGGCTTTATGGCTTTTTCTTTAAACGACAAGCAATTAGATGTTTATGTAATAGAAGCCAAAACAAATACCTACCAAGTAATTTACTCACAAACATTAACCAAATGA
- the asnA gene encoding aspartate--ammonia ligase, translated as MCRIQLENEQKIAFIKTVFSGQLCNNLNLIPVSSPLMVLDGTGINDDLNGTERAVRFPIKSMQDKQAVVVHSLAKWKRIRLKEYDIQPHEGILTNMSALRPDEDYSPIHSIFVDQWDWEIRITEADRNLAYLKNTVQKIYEAILQTEQQVFEKNASLPPVLPKQITFIHAEELYQLYPNETPKNREHLITEKYGAVFIIGIGCKLSTGEQHDGRAADYDDWSTKTELGQGLNGDLLVWNAVLKQSFELSSMGIRVDKLALQKQLAERGKKTNYS; from the coding sequence ATGTGTAGAATTCAGTTAGAAAACGAACAAAAAATTGCATTTATTAAAACCGTTTTTTCAGGTCAATTATGTAATAATTTAAATTTAATTCCGGTTTCATCGCCATTAATGGTTTTAGATGGAACAGGAATTAATGACGATTTGAACGGAACGGAACGTGCAGTGCGTTTTCCGATAAAATCTATGCAAGACAAGCAAGCAGTTGTGGTACATTCGTTAGCAAAATGGAAACGCATTCGCTTAAAAGAATACGATATTCAGCCTCATGAAGGCATTTTAACCAACATGAGCGCTTTGCGTCCGGATGAAGATTATTCTCCCATTCATTCCATTTTCGTGGACCAATGGGATTGGGAAATTCGAATTACAGAAGCAGACAGAAACTTGGCGTATTTAAAAAACACAGTACAAAAAATTTACGAAGCTATTTTACAAACCGAACAACAAGTTTTTGAAAAAAACGCGAGCTTACCTCCTGTTTTACCCAAACAAATTACTTTTATTCATGCTGAAGAATTGTACCAATTATACCCAAACGAAACGCCTAAAAACCGTGAACATTTAATTACCGAAAAATATGGTGCGGTTTTTATTATCGGAATCGGATGCAAACTTTCTACCGGAGAACAACATGACGGCCGTGCCGCTGATTATGACGATTGGAGCACCAAAACTGAATTAGGACAAGGCTTAAACGGTGATTTATTGGTTTGGAATGCCGTTTTAAAACAAAGCTTTGAATTGTCGTCAATGGGCATTCGAGTAGATAAACTGGCTTTACAAAAACAATTAGCCGAACGCGGCAAGAAAACAAATTACAGCTAA
- the hflX gene encoding GTPase HflX, with amino-acid sequence MIEKEEINFESTVLVGIVTQNQPEDKLNEYLDELEFLTITAGGEVKKRFMQKMDKPNPKTFIGTGKLEQIMEFVKENQITTVIFDDELTPAQQKNLSKLIDVKVLDRTNLILDIFAQRAQTSYARTQVELAQNQYLLPRLSGMWTHLERQRGGIGMRGPGETEIETDRRIVRDRISLLKDKLATIDRQMAVQRGNRGAMVRVALVGYTNVGKSTLMNAIGKSDVFVENKLFATLDTTVRKVVIKNLPFLLTDTVGFIRKLPTQLVESFKSTLDEVREADILLHVVDISHPEFEDHIASVNQILKEIEADDKPTIMVFNKIDNYTHEVIAEDDLMTERTTKHYSLEEWKETWMAKVGSNNALFISATNKENFDEFRHKVYDLVREIHISRFPYNNFLYPEWEDVIEMEEEDDENED; translated from the coding sequence ATGATAGAAAAAGAAGAAATTAATTTTGAAAGCACAGTGCTTGTTGGTATTGTAACTCAAAATCAACCTGAAGATAAATTAAATGAATATTTGGATGAGTTAGAATTTTTAACCATTACCGCTGGTGGTGAAGTTAAAAAACGATTCATGCAAAAAATGGACAAGCCCAATCCAAAAACCTTTATTGGTACTGGTAAGCTAGAACAAATTATGGAGTTTGTTAAAGAAAATCAGATTACAACTGTAATTTTTGATGACGAATTAACACCTGCTCAGCAAAAAAACTTATCTAAGTTAATTGATGTAAAAGTTTTAGACCGTACCAACTTAATTTTAGACATTTTTGCCCAACGCGCACAAACATCGTACGCACGTACGCAAGTAGAATTGGCTCAAAACCAATATTTACTTCCGCGTTTATCGGGCATGTGGACGCACTTAGAACGCCAACGTGGTGGAATTGGAATGCGCGGTCCGGGTGAAACCGAAATTGAAACCGACCGTCGTATTGTTCGTGATCGTATTTCACTTTTAAAAGACAAATTAGCAACCATTGACCGCCAAATGGCCGTACAACGCGGTAACCGTGGCGCTATGGTTCGTGTTGCATTAGTAGGATATACCAACGTGGGTAAATCAACTTTAATGAATGCTATTGGTAAAAGTGATGTTTTTGTAGAAAACAAATTGTTTGCAACGCTTGATACCACAGTTAGAAAAGTTGTAATTAAAAACCTACCTTTTTTACTTACCGATACCGTAGGTTTTATTAGAAAATTGCCAACGCAATTGGTAGAATCTTTTAAAAGTACGTTAGACGAAGTTCGCGAAGCTGATATTTTATTGCATGTGGTAGATATTTCGCATCCTGAATTTGAAGATCATATTGCATCGGTTAATCAAATTTTAAAAGAAATTGAAGCAGACGATAAGCCAACCATAATGGTTTTTAATAAAATTGATAACTACACGCACGAAGTTATTGCTGAAGATGATTTAATGACTGAGCGTACCACCAAACATTACAGCTTGGAAGAATGGAAAGAAACGTGGATGGCAAAAGTTGGATCGAATAACGCTTTATTTATATCAGCAACCAACAAAGAAAACTTTGATGAATTTAGACATAAAGTTTACGATTTGGTGCGTGAAATTCACATTTCTAGATTTCCTTACAACAACTTTTTATACCCAGAATGGGAAGATGTTATTGAGATGGAAGAAGAAGATGACGAAAATGAAGATTAA
- a CDS encoding DUF5689 domain-containing protein: MKNVSKYIAAFAVAFGASCSDNANYGIPDLNGDCTTTNATLTFADLSSKASSVNTIYDGTADEVIEGYVVSSDEGGNFYKTLSVVSIDNSAGISLSLDAGGLFANYEPGRKIYVKLNGLNYERATSFTNGLNIGLVYQPATGAPRIGRIDPMYINQYVVRGCDKIDENLLVKKLNINQAKNDQYLNQLIEIDQVQFTQASLGHTYFDEALKTYAGATAIDHPIIDSQGNTLIVRVSEFANFASAPVATGNGKIRGVLTKYNNGYQFMIRTLHDVAFTNPREELEIENFENFDASKYQILKVEGTNDWYPGTFNGNRFLQARKAANTGNTVTYFVMPYDFNQFNKLSFQSLFGYMSRYTNPTYNPDNYNKPILKVYYSLNFDAQNPTTNLVDITDAFTYSAHSGTGWASSFTDSGVYTFNGVSGQGHIIFAYEADFQSNASVAETRPGVQLDNILFEK, translated from the coding sequence ATGAAAAACGTATCAAAATATATAGCAGCATTTGCTGTAGCATTTGGAGCTAGCTGTTCGGATAATGCAAATTATGGCATTCCAGATTTAAATGGCGATTGCACAACCACAAACGCAACATTAACCTTTGCCGATTTAAGTAGTAAAGCAAGTAGTGTAAACACCATTTACGACGGCACAGCCGATGAAGTTATTGAAGGCTATGTAGTTTCTAGCGACGAAGGCGGAAATTTTTATAAAACGCTTTCTGTTGTTTCAATTGATAATTCTGCAGGAATAAGTTTGTCTTTAGATGCCGGTGGTTTATTTGCTAATTACGAGCCCGGGCGAAAAATTTACGTAAAACTAAACGGATTAAATTATGAAAGAGCAACAAGTTTTACAAACGGACTAAATATTGGTTTGGTTTATCAGCCGGCTACGGGTGCACCAAGAATTGGCAGAATTGACCCCATGTACATAAACCAATATGTAGTACGCGGATGCGATAAAATAGATGAAAATTTATTGGTCAAAAAATTAAACATAAACCAAGCTAAAAACGATCAATATTTAAATCAGCTTATTGAAATAGATCAAGTACAATTTACACAAGCATCTTTAGGACATACCTATTTTGACGAAGCTTTAAAAACTTACGCCGGAGCAACTGCAATAGATCATCCAATAATTGACAGCCAAGGTAATACCTTAATTGTTCGTGTTAGCGAATTTGCTAATTTTGCATCGGCACCGGTTGCAACTGGCAACGGAAAAATTCGTGGGGTTTTAACCAAATACAACAACGGTTATCAATTCATGATCAGAACCCTGCACGATGTTGCATTTACAAACCCAAGAGAAGAATTAGAAATAGAAAACTTTGAGAATTTTGATGCCAGCAAATATCAAATTTTAAAAGTTGAAGGCACCAACGATTGGTATCCTGGAACGTTTAATGGCAATCGTTTTTTACAAGCACGTAAAGCAGCAAACACAGGTAACACAGTAACTTATTTTGTAATGCCGTACGATTTTAATCAGTTCAACAAACTTTCGTTTCAATCCTTATTTGGTTATATGTCGCGTTACACAAATCCAACTTATAATCCGGATAATTACAACAAACCTATATTAAAAGTTTATTATTCGTTAAACTTTGATGCGCAAAACCCAACAACCAATTTGGTTGATATTACGGATGCATTTACCTATTCAGCACATAGCGGAACCGGATGGGCATCAAGCTTTACAGATTCTGGGGTTTATACGTTTAACGGAGTTAGCGGACAAGGACATATAATTTTTGCTTATGAAGCCGATTTTCAATCTAACGCATCGGTTGCCGAAACCAGACCCGGGGTTCAGTTGGATAATATTTTATTTGAAAAATAA
- a CDS encoding DUF5017 domain-containing protein, which yields MKKYIQYLFLLFSVSVITLSSCTNADDFEIPPFTHPFFNEDFTNQTAGSGSEDVPVAISGVINTNTTNLPVWGVRSFSNNKYMQFSSFYSEANTSDNVWFILPGAPVEANQNITLNFDLAQAFPVGTFPLNVYYSTDFDGDAANINQAVWSSISLNFPSATPNYEFVRIKNMNYLNESTNKQTVYIALVYKGAKTGGASTTVQVDNIKLIIN from the coding sequence ATGAAAAAATATATTCAATACTTATTTTTACTTTTTAGCGTGAGCGTTATTACGTTAAGCAGTTGTACTAATGCAGATGATTTTGAGATTCCACCGTTCACACATCCCTTTTTTAATGAAGATTTTACCAATCAAACGGCAGGAAGTGGCTCAGAAGATGTTCCGGTGGCAATTTCTGGGGTTATAAATACCAATACAACTAACTTACCTGTTTGGGGTGTGCGATCTTTTAGCAACAACAAATACATGCAATTCTCATCTTTTTATAGCGAAGCAAATACCAGTGATAACGTTTGGTTTATTTTACCAGGAGCACCAGTAGAAGCCAATCAAAACATAACATTAAACTTTGATTTAGCTCAAGCCTTTCCGGTTGGTACATTTCCTTTAAACGTATATTATTCGACAGATTTCGATGGTGATGCAGCAAACATAAATCAAGCTGTTTGGTCATCAATTTCGCTTAATTTTCCTTCAGCAACACCAAATTACGAGTTTGTTCGTATTAAAAACATGAACTATTTAAACGAATCAACAAATAAACAAACTGTGTATATCGCGTTAGTATATAAAGGCGCTAAAACCGGAGGTGCATCAACAACCGTACAGGTAGATAATATTAAACTTATAATCAATTAG